From Ignavibacterium sp.:
ATTTTCAATATTCAAAGGATATCTGAAATATTTTCGAATTATCTCGGCACTTTTATCTGCGAGTAATTTGCAAAAGGGTTTAAATTCTTTAAGAAAGATCATGATTTAACCAATTAAATTTCTTTGGCTGAAAAAATAAGTATTCATATATTTGAAGCCCAAATTAAAGAATAGTTCTTACAAAATTTTGCAATCCGAATTTTACTTCCAAAAATTGCTGGAGAGGTGGCAGAGTGGTTGAATGCGGCGGTCTTGAAAACCGTTGAGGATTCACGTCCTCCGGGGGTTCGAATCCCTCCCTCTCCGCAAATATGTATTTTACTTATATTCTTAAAAGTCTTAAGACCAATAGATTTTATTATGGTCATACTCAGAATCTCTCTGAGAGATTAAACTACCATAATATTGGTAAAGTTAAATCAACCAAAGCTTTTAGACCCTGGGTTATTCATTATTTTGAGTCCTTTGAAACTCGTTCTGAAGCTTACAGAAGAGAACTATTTTTCAAATCTAAAGATGGTAAACAATGGTTAAGAGCCAACAACATTATTCCCTGATTCACGTCCTCCGGGGGTTCTGCAAAGCATCCTTCGGAGAATCCCTCCCTCTCCGCAAATATGTATTTTACTTATATTCTTAAAAGTATTAAGACCAATAGATTCTATTATGGTCATACCCAGAATCTCTCTGAGAGATTAAACTACCATAATATTGGTAAAGTTAAATCAACCAAAGCTTTCAGACCCTGGACTATTCATTATTTTGAGTCCTTTGAAACTCGTTCTGAAGCTTACAGAAGAGAACTATTTTTCAAATCTAAAGATGGTAAACTATGGTTAAGAGCCAACAACATTATTCCCTGATTCACATCCTCCGGGGGTTCTGCAAAGCATCCTTCGGAGAATCCCTCCCTCTCCGCAAATATGTATTTTACTTATATTCTTAAAAGTATTAAGACCAATAGATTTTATTATGGTCATACCCAGAATCTCTCTGAGAGATTAAACTACCATAATATTGGTAAAGTTAAATCAACCAAAGCTTTTAGACCCTGGATTATTCATTATTTTGAGTCCTTTGAAACTCGTTCTGAAGCTTACAGAAGAGAATTATTTTTCAAATCAAAAGATGGTAAAGAGTGGTTGAGGGCTAATAATATTATTCCCTGATTCACGTCCTCCGGGGGTTCTGCAAAGCATCCTTCGGAGAATCCCTCCCTCTCCGCAAAGAACTGTAATAATAAACTCAATTATTCAAATCCGATTATTATGAAATTTACACCACCCAACTCTTAATGATTATTTAAAGATTCTTGGTAGAATTCTATTTTTTATTTTATTATTTTAGCGTAGAAATTAAATCTTATAAATTATACTTCCATTCAACAAATCGCGAGGTTCTTATGAAAAAACTAACAACTCTTTTGATTTCATTTTTCCTAATCTTGGCAGATATATCGATTGCTCAGGTTAGCGTGCTGTGGGAAAAGTCTGCAGCAAATTCAACTTTGCCAACTTGGTTTTCCAGTGCCAGTAGCACAGAAAGAGGCATGGGCTATGGAGTGGTAAACGGAAACCACAGGTTATATATTGTCAGCAGAAATGGAGGTAATTTTATCTATGTTTATAATGCACTTAATGGTGACTCAGTTGGTACTTTATCTACCGCCGGTATTTCTGGTGGTGCTTTTCCAATAAACGATGCTGGTGTTTCCGATGATGGGCTAATTTTTGTTTGCAATTT
This genomic window contains:
- a CDS encoding GIY-YIG nuclease family protein; its protein translation is MYFTYILKSIKTNRFYYGHTQNLSERLNYHNIGKVKSTKAFRPWIIHYFESFETRSEAYRRELFFKSKDGKEWLRANNIIP
- a CDS encoding GIY-YIG nuclease family protein; the encoded protein is MYFTYILKSLKTNRFYYGHTQNLSERLNYHNIGKVKSTKAFRPWVIHYFESFETRSEAYRRELFFKSKDGKQWLRANNIIP
- a CDS encoding GIY-YIG nuclease family protein; translated protein: MYFTYILKSIKTNRFYYGHTQNLSERLNYHNIGKVKSTKAFRPWTIHYFESFETRSEAYRRELFFKSKDGKLWLRANNIIP